One genomic segment of Intestinimonas butyriciproducens includes these proteins:
- the rimO gene encoding 30S ribosomal protein S12 methylthiotransferase RimO, which produces MKVAFISLGCAKNLVNTEQMMALCREAGYTVTGEPEGADVAVVNTCGFIDSAKSEAIDTILSIAPLKEQGRLGKLLVAGCLTQRYQDEILEELPEVDGILGTGSYTDIVPAIEAVLEGDTPTYFGDIDHTIEDGKRLVSTPAYTAYLKIAEGCDNRCAYCVIPYLRGRYRSRPMESLLEEARGLAEGGVRELMVIAQDITRYGTDLYGKRRLAELLRELCRMDFHWIRLHYLYPDEIDQELIDVIAEEPKIVKYLDIPIQHLSDKILRAMNRRGNGALISDVISTLREDIPDLVLRTSIIVGFPGEGEEEFEELCRLLPGYHFQRAGVFTFSAEEGAPAAAMPDQVPEDVAKHRMELLVDLQSRVMDQWNEDRLGTVMEVLCEGFDGDMGCWVGRTYADSPDIDGHVYFTAAGQIPAGTFVNVRITGTSDGDLTGEIEE; this is translated from the coding sequence TTGAAGGTTGCATTTATATCCCTGGGCTGTGCCAAAAATCTGGTGAACACCGAGCAGATGATGGCGCTGTGCCGGGAGGCAGGCTATACCGTGACCGGAGAGCCGGAGGGCGCTGACGTGGCGGTGGTGAACACCTGCGGCTTTATCGACTCGGCCAAGAGCGAGGCCATCGATACGATCCTGTCCATCGCCCCCCTCAAGGAGCAGGGCAGGCTGGGCAAGCTGCTGGTGGCGGGCTGCCTCACCCAGCGGTATCAGGACGAGATTTTGGAGGAGCTCCCCGAGGTGGACGGCATCCTGGGGACCGGAAGCTATACCGACATCGTCCCCGCCATTGAGGCCGTGCTGGAGGGAGATACCCCCACTTATTTCGGGGACATCGACCACACAATTGAGGATGGGAAACGCCTGGTCTCCACGCCCGCCTATACAGCCTATCTGAAGATCGCGGAGGGCTGTGACAATCGCTGTGCCTACTGTGTCATCCCCTACCTGCGGGGCCGATACCGCAGCCGGCCCATGGAGTCCCTGCTGGAAGAAGCCAGGGGGCTGGCTGAGGGCGGGGTCCGGGAGCTCATGGTCATCGCCCAGGACATCACCCGCTATGGTACCGACCTCTATGGGAAGCGCCGACTGGCCGAGCTGCTGCGAGAACTGTGCCGGATGGACTTCCATTGGATCCGGCTCCACTACCTTTATCCGGATGAGATCGATCAGGAACTCATCGACGTCATCGCCGAAGAGCCCAAGATCGTCAAATATCTGGATATCCCCATCCAGCACCTCAGCGATAAAATCCTCAGGGCCATGAACCGCCGGGGGAACGGCGCGCTCATCAGCGACGTGATTTCCACGCTGCGGGAGGATATTCCGGACCTGGTACTGCGCACCTCCATCATTGTGGGATTCCCTGGCGAGGGGGAAGAGGAATTTGAAGAGCTCTGCCGCCTGCTGCCGGGGTACCATTTTCAGCGGGCAGGTGTGTTCACCTTCTCAGCGGAGGAGGGGGCCCCTGCCGCCGCCATGCCGGACCAGGTGCCGGAGGATGTGGCCAAACACCGCATGGAGCTGCTGGTAGACCTTCAGTCCAGGGTCATGGATCAGTGGAACGAGGACAGACTGGGCACGGTAATGGAGGTCCTGTGCGAGGGCTTCGACGGCGATATGGGCTGCTGGGTGGGGCGGACCTATGCTGACTCTCCGGATATTGATGGGCATGTCTACTTCACCGCCGCCGGACAGATACCGGCGGGCACGTTTGTGAATGTGCGCATCACCGGCACGTCGGACGGAGACCTGACCGGAGAAATCGAGGAGTAG
- the pgsA gene encoding CDP-diacylglycerol--glycerol-3-phosphate 3-phosphatidyltransferase — MNTANKLTLTRVVMIPIFLVVLYLDFAFNKYIALAIFILASITDFIDGYVARHYNQITDFGKFMDPLADKLLVVSAMLWFVEAGQMPAWTVLIVVAREFAVTGLRLVAVDNGRVIAAGWSGKVKTATTMVCICLMLLPIPAALNAVCVALIVATTVYSGAEYFIKNRDVLNWKK, encoded by the coding sequence ATGAATACGGCCAATAAGCTCACACTCACCCGGGTGGTCATGATCCCTATTTTCCTAGTGGTCCTCTACCTGGATTTTGCGTTCAACAAATACATTGCCCTGGCGATTTTTATCCTGGCCAGCATCACCGATTTCATCGACGGCTATGTGGCCCGCCATTACAACCAGATCACGGATTTTGGAAAGTTCATGGACCCATTGGCCGACAAGCTGCTGGTGGTCTCCGCCATGCTGTGGTTTGTGGAGGCGGGACAGATGCCGGCCTGGACGGTCCTGATCGTCGTGGCCAGGGAATTTGCCGTAACGGGGCTTCGGCTGGTGGCTGTGGACAACGGACGGGTCATTGCCGCCGGCTGGTCGGGTAAGGTAAAAACCGCTACCACCATGGTCTGTATCTGCCTGATGCTCCTGCCCATCCCGGCGGCGCTCAATGCCGTTTGCGTGGCGCTGATCGTGGCTACCACGGTCTATTCCGGGGCGGAGTATTTTATCAAAAACCGTGACGTACTCAATTGGAAGAAGTAA